In the genome of Besnoitia besnoiti strain Bb-Ger1 chromosome Unknown contig00019, whole genome shotgun sequence, the window TTtgcgccttcttcgacgTCTGTGCGCCGTCGCGTTCCCTTCTGCCCTAACAGAAAATGAAAGACTCTACAAGACGCAGGCCGCCCGGGAAATCAACTCGAAGCTTCTGAGGCAGTCTGCCGCATTTCCAAACTCCTTCCTCTCTATACAATCCACCTGTCTTCTCTGTCATTGCACTGCCCACTTGCCACCGCGTGTCACGTCTGCTGCCTGTCCCGGGGCTCTCCGCGTGGGGCCACTCCGCATTCTTGTGCCTGCCTGCAGGGTGTTCACGCCCTCGCCAAACACACGCGCCTTTGCAGGCTGCCGGCGACAGAAAGTCAAGGAAAAGATTCGTGGAAgcgtgctgcgccgcgcaggcgccgcaggaaaTGCACACGTCGCAGCCTGAAGCGCTCGACGCCGGATAGAGCAGAACCCAAAAACAGAGACATATCTCGCAAcccccgcggcgacgcatcCCCGATGGCGGAGTTCCCCTCTctccgcagagacggcgcgcggaaaACGCTCTAGCCCTGTCTGCTTTCCGCCCGCCGTTCGTCCCCTTCAAAAACTCCCGAGTCTCATGTTGCGCTTGACTTCGCCGACCCCCGTCGCGCTTCTCAGCATCCGTCGTTCCGTCCTtcctgcgcgtgtgcgacCCCCGCGAGTTCCTCCGCTCAGAGTCCGCGCAGCGTGCCTCCCTCAGTCTCCACAAGTCGCCcagcgcgtctggcgcttgACCGGATGCTAACGAGAGGCGGAAACGTTTTCGCGATCCCAGCGCAGCATCAGGCTTCTTCGTTCAGCTTTCCCGTCGCTCGGCACAGATCGCGTGCCCGTccttctttcctcctcgtcagCCGCTGAAAAGCGACTTAGGCGGGGCGGCTTTCTGCTGCCTCAGTGTTCACATGGACTCGGATTCcctgcttcgcggcgaggcttcggctcgcggcggagacgaggcggcgccggtctTTGGCGGCAGATCCTGCGGCCTGCAACAGCAAGCGCAAACGAGCGACGAGCCGAGATTCGGAGATGGAGtcacagagagacagagatagATGAATAGATagatgcatacatacattgaaacatacatacacataaatATGTGTATAGTTTCTCCTATTTTCACGCCTGTAAACGCACATTTGCATCCATCTTGATTCACACGTTGGCATGTCAGCAAGACAGCACAGAGCacgcgtgcgtcgcggctAGAGTGCCCGGGCCTATCCTGAAATAGTTGCGGACGTGAACGCTGTGTAATCGCTCAATGAGTAGCAAGAGACCGAGAAAAAATGCGCCTACCGTTTGAGTTCTTCAACTgtggccgcggcgcctcgaggagAGCCGCGGGAGTCCCGCtcggtgcgccgcggcgcagccggttgaggctgaagaaggagaaacggaaaaaatggaaagaagaaagccgAAGTGAGAAACGGAGGAAATGAGGCACACGAACGACTCAGCCGCTGCGCAAACGCgaggggcggaggagagaaaaaacggaaGGAACAGAGTCGTCTGCAGTCAGAAGCGCCCCACGTTCGACGCGCATGTTCCCTCACCGGAAGTCACAAAATCGTCACGCAAATCGACACAGATACATGCATGGACTGTTTAAAACCATTTTATCCATACATCGCCGACAAGTAGATAGAAAAGGAAATAAACAAATAAGCAGTCATGGACGGAGAGATACAGGGATAGATACaaatagacatatatatgtagatatgaATGgagataaatatatacatatatattggACGCAGAGACTAGGCACATACAAACACGTACATGTAAAGAGGCCCAGCGCAGCGgtgcacatacatatacgcaGACAGACAGGTCGACCGGCGAAAGGAAAAAACACGGAATATGTGGATCCATCTCACGAATCCGCACGCTGctgagaaggcgcgccgtcgcgagcATCCTCGTATCAGCCCCAGTTCTGCCTGCGCATCTTCACTTTTGTCGTCCTGCATGCAACGAGCACTGAGCTTACGTCTACAGCGTTGAGCGCCTTCACGAGGAGCTCCCTCGCGACGGGCAAGGCGACAGTTttcgcgagaagaaggaagtgctggaggctggcgagcgcgaccTGAACATTTCCGGTAAagactgcagcggccgccgcggcgagcgcgacgagaaAGATCGGAAAAAAGATCCAGTTCCCCGTGAGGAACTGCAGCACAGCCGCGAGCTCATTCCAGCCAAGTgcgagcagcaggagccAACCCCAGAGCGGCACGCTGCGCCACGAAACTGTGCCCTTcccctgctgcagcgcctgcgcgtcgcggcacatctgctgcatctgccgaagcgtcttctgccgcgcagtctgcgcctgcagcgcgtccaACAGCGGCGCGAAAAACTGCGCCGGAAGCGGCGCcagctcctcgcgctccgccgcagagaactCTGGGCGATCGAGGAAGTCGGCAGGCgagctctccgccgcagcgggaagcagcgacgccgtCGAGATGCTCAGCGGAtgcaggcgcatgcacgcgaacGTGGGAACGAGAACTGCAGAGAAATTAtaaaaaaacgcgaaaaaaaataCAGCCACTCCGAAATATAGTCCTCGAGGAGCCGACGCGGAGCTGAGGGACTCGATATCACGCACTGAGAGAGAAAGGCACTTCGAGCTAGGGCAGAAAAATCGAAGAATTCTGTCCTTGGCTAACGCACACAGAaccacgcatgcgcgcaaCAGGAGCAACTGTAGAGGCTCACCAATTGATAAGCAGAATTGCATGCAGCGGCACCGAGATacgaaaagaaaaaaacgcgagcTTAAGTTCGTCGCGCCATGGAGTGTCAAGAAGCGCACCTAGAGCCTGTTCCTTTGCCTCGACAAAGATCTTCTGCAGCTGATCGGGGGTAAGCGCTTCCCACTgcaagaaagaggagagggcACAGAAATAAAGAAGAAATTTAAAAGAACATTTGCACGCGCGCCGTGACGTCCACTAAAAAGTGACTCCGATGCGACTGAGCCGGAAACAGAAACTTCCCGCTTCGAGCTTGAGACAGGCAACGGCTGCGCGCTGCGGGGCACCGGCACCTccacacgcatgcagggaCGTGGAAAATCCACGAGTGAATATCAAAAAAGCAAGAACTGCGGAAACCACCCCCAATCCTGCGCGGATGCGCTGGAGTCCTCTTCTCTAGTTTATAATTCAAGGAGGAGTCGCACAGAGGACAGGACAAAACGCGAGACGAGAAATGAGGCACACCTGTCGAGGCTGGTCGTTGGGGTCGTAGCTGAAGAAGGTCTGGAAGCTGAACGCAGGAGAGAAAAGCCGAAAGACTATTTCGATAAAATCATGCGAAGCCCGCTTAAACGAAAAGTCCCATGCTATCCCCACCAACTCCCGAACTACCCTTCACACGCTGCCGTCGACGCGTCAATTCTTGGCATGCACATCGGCGTAGGCGAATGAAAAAGGGGTTTTGCGTGAGGCAAGGAATCCGCACAGACAAGCATCGTAGAGTAAAGGCCAGTATCCGAGACACCCAcggacgcgcagagactctGCCCCTGCGCAGCAACTCCTGCGGCATccgccggagacgcagcgacaTCCACACCGCCGCAGAACGACTTTCAGACGCCTACGAGTACGCACGCGCGCATCTAGAGGCGTGATGAAGCCACGAAGACCTTGGAGAGTGCGGCGccccctcctctgcagctgcctaGACCTACCGGTCGAGAATAAAGACGTGGACGTTCGCGACGATGCTCTGCATCTGcttgcgcagctgcatgaGCGCGAGAACGCGGCACTGGACGCGGAAGCTGTCCTCCTCAgaagtctctctcgcgcgcttgCGAGGACTCGTAAGAGAAgttgaagacgaggaagaagaagcgaggccTATGTGGGCTTTACGAAAGAGAGTGAAGCATTcctcggctgccgcggccgtcttCACGCGGCATAACTCCCAGAACTTCTCTGGCGAAAACTCTGAGAAAAAATACCGAAGAAATCCAGGTGCGGAGAGATGAGAGGAAAAACGAGGGTCTGTGCGCCTCAAcatgcgcgcaggcgcgtggctTACGCGACCGCAACACGGACCGAGGCATGACTCTCACTATTCCCGCCTGCCACTCTAGAGGTACTCTGTCGGTTTCCTCCTTGAATGTTCATACAAGGTTCAGGAATTGAAGTGTGGAATACTTTAATTTAGATTCCTTGCCTAAATCTTTAGTTAGTTGAAAATACCTACATACCAACGATGTTAAGATATGAGGCTGAGAACTGCTGGCGGTCGGCGCACGTACCTCGAGACGCAAGGCTGTCAGACACGCCGACTAGCTTGCCGTCGCACGTTTTCTGCGAAGCCAAGGCAGATGCAGGAGACGAGAATAATCAAAAAGAAAGACGGGTCGGGAAGCACGCGAAAGAAAACCGCACAAGGAATGCGGAAAGCGCAGAGGGTAACaccgcgacagcgaggaagaatCGGAAGtagcgaaggcgcagcgaaaCCTGCAAAGGGGAAGCTGAAGAGACGGGAAACGAGCGAACAGGATGAAGAAGGCTCTAAGCCCTAAACCTTAAACGACGACCCGCAACGTGTGACTACGATCCCTGGACGATGAGGCTCTTCCACGGCCTTGCTGATGCACGCAGCTGAGAAAGGAAGCAGACcgggacgaaggcgaaaaagAGAATTTCGAGGCGAGTCATACATGAACTCGCCGCATCTCCCGCAGAAACGACGCAAGACACGCCCCTCCGTGCTGCGGGTGCTGATTTGATAAGTCAGACACTAGCCGGGCAGATAGCGTCTGCAATATGTAATCGACAGCCTCAACTTAGAAGCAAAAAtgtttctgcgtctgccgatTACCTggaggagcgcgacgagCTGTGCCTGTTGCTTCTCTCGCACGGCCTCGACGTCTTTGCTCAACACGcctgcgaaaaagaagaggaaatcCGAGAAAAATCGAACAacctgcctgcgccgccccagTCTGCTTCACTACCTGCTACTAAATGTACGACCGTAAAAGCTCCAGCAGAAAACTCACGCGTCATGCCGTCGAGGACGAGGTCTGTGGCAAACGCGAGCTGTGAGCCATCGGGCAGCTTCGCGCCGCACGCATCCGCCACCGCGAGGAATcgacgctgcgcgtcgcgcagcagctccgccCTGCGACGCATGTGCACGCGCCGAATTcacagaaggcgaagaaaagaggaaagTGAAGAACGGCGAGAGgaagcctgcgccgccgccgcgattCTCGCGATGTGCTACAACTCCTTGCGCCGCTGTTGCACGCATGATCTCTTCACCCTCCACAAGAgtggagaggcgaggaaaaACTGAAAATCGAAATGTGTCACAAGTTACCTCCGTTCAGGTCTTTTCACTTACGTGCCCTCGTTGTAGCCGCTCCACGCGTCCAGCACGGCCTGACCTGAGAGCTGCGTGGCGTGAGGAAaaacaagaaaaagaaaCCGTGAGCGCGGAGGTGAGGGAAGGTGAAGGCAGAAAACTATCGCTCAGACTTCCATTAACCGAGAAGAGCAGCTGGCCTGCGCAGGCACGCCTGGGGCATCTCGCCGAACGACAAAAACAAAGAGATGCAGCTAGCGAAAGCACGGAATTAGACACACGCGTCCAAACCGGGTTAGTTCGAAGCTCTTGAATGCGTAATCAaacacgcagaaaaacgaggatgcctcagcg includes:
- a CDS encoding root hair defective 3 gtp-binding protein (rhd3) protein (encoded by transcript BESB_033150), whose product is MALQETATTTPGGAKKGEVLDGGQLVQIIDYDGDIVADIGAWMKKQHVADAGFNYNVITILGSQSSGKSSLMNALFDCNFQVMDHIHGHSQTTKGIWLGRDGLSAAADSRARPCLVVDVEGIDSRERGEDRQTFEHRSALFALALADCLVINVWYHSLGNFTASGYGLLKTVMEVNLELFAQERNTPRTILLFAVRDWAEVMTPLETVKQKIAREYVERIWNEIQKPPAFEHSMPYDLFDFQVFGLAHKFMNPQQFDKDVEVLRQTWMTSLRPARYSRQVPADGFAHYATSIWEVIKQQEHLNIPNQKEMLAIYRCQEIKAQALAGLTAEVAAMNAKIQKKEVDAPQFSQWLSVLAASAVAEYLEHASRYQADVCRRVKAELLEGLTAVAQPLVDSLLSNTRDSIARDFSEELMSSFAAAKGDPPITLSGQAVLDAWSGYNEGTAELLRDAQRRFLAVADACGAKLPDGSQLAFATDLVLDGMTRVLSKDVEAVREKQQAQLVALLQKTCDGKLVGVSDSLASREFSPEKFWELCRVKTAAAAEECFTLFRKAHIGLASSSSSSTSLTSPRKRARETSEEDSFRVQCRVLALMQLRKQMQSIVANVHVFILDRFQTFFSYDPNDQPRQWEALTPDQLQKIFVEAKEQALVLVPTFACMRLHPLSISTASLLPAAAESSPADFLDRPEFSAAEREELAPLPAQFFAPLLDALQAQTARQKTLRQMQQMCRDAQALQQGKGTVSWRSVPLWGWLLLLALGWNELAAVLQFLTGNWIFFPIFLVALAAAAAAVFTGNVQVALASLQHFLLLAKTVALPVARELLVKALNAVDPQPAAPRRTERDSRGSPRGAAATVEELKRPQDLPPKTGAASSPPRAEASPRSRESESM